One Brachybacterium kimchii genomic window carries:
- a CDS encoding ArsR/SmtB family transcription factor gives MLDIDEDRADALFHALSDRTRRDILRRVLVGEKSVSALAPKYDMSLTAVQKHVAVLERAGLVTRRRQGRESLARGDVAAVGSAAALLRDLEEIWRDRISRIDDLLADGPDQEDHHAGHRHHH, from the coding sequence GTGCTCGACATCGACGAGGACCGCGCGGATGCGCTGTTCCATGCGCTCTCCGATCGCACGCGGCGGGACATCCTGCGGCGCGTGCTGGTCGGGGAGAAGTCGGTGTCGGCGCTCGCGCCGAAGTACGACATGAGCCTCACCGCGGTCCAGAAGCACGTGGCCGTGCTGGAGCGCGCGGGGCTCGTGACCAGGCGCCGCCAGGGGCGGGAATCCCTCGCCCGGGGCGACGTCGCGGCGGTCGGATCGGCCGCCGCCCTGCTGCGCGATCTCGAGGAGATCTGGCGCGACCGCATCAGCCGCATCGACGACCTGCTCGCCGACGGCCCCGACCAGGAGGACCACCATGCCGGTCACCGACATCACCACTGA